The following proteins come from a genomic window of Hymenobacter canadensis:
- a CDS encoding chorismate mutase — protein sequence MKSTLFNRQPDDKPYLISGPCSAETEEQVLETCQRLAATGKVQALRAGIWKPRTKPGGFEGVGTKGLPWLKKASELTGLPVAVEVATAKHVEDCLAFGVDILWVGARTTGNPFSVQEIANVLRGVQVPVLVKNPIHPELELWVGAVERLQKAGLEQVGLIHRGFSSYGNTDFRNAPMWHLPIEMKRRHPHMPLLCDPSHICGRRDTLFTVAQQALNLGFEGNMIESHIDPDNAWSDAKQQITPEVLRDLIEALVWRHETTDQREFLTALSSLREQINQLDAEIMQLLGRRMAVAEKIGLYKKENDITILQTSRWNEVLERAQRQGATLGLTHEFVEQYLAAVHLESIARQNRVMEGQ from the coding sequence ATGAAATCAACCCTGTTCAACCGCCAGCCTGACGATAAGCCGTACCTCATTTCCGGGCCCTGCTCGGCCGAAACCGAGGAACAAGTGCTCGAAACCTGCCAGCGCCTGGCCGCTACCGGCAAGGTGCAGGCCCTGCGCGCCGGCATCTGGAAGCCCCGCACCAAGCCCGGCGGCTTCGAGGGCGTGGGCACCAAGGGTTTGCCCTGGCTGAAGAAAGCCAGTGAGCTGACCGGCCTGCCCGTGGCCGTGGAAGTGGCCACCGCCAAGCACGTGGAGGACTGCCTGGCCTTCGGGGTGGACATTCTGTGGGTGGGCGCGCGCACCACCGGCAACCCGTTTTCGGTGCAGGAAATTGCCAATGTGCTGCGCGGCGTGCAGGTGCCAGTGCTCGTCAAGAACCCCATTCACCCGGAGCTGGAGTTGTGGGTGGGCGCCGTGGAGCGTCTGCAAAAGGCCGGTCTGGAGCAGGTGGGCCTGATTCACCGGGGCTTCAGCAGCTACGGCAACACCGACTTCCGCAATGCGCCCATGTGGCACCTGCCCATCGAAATGAAGCGCCGCCACCCCCACATGCCGCTGCTCTGCGACCCCAGCCACATCTGCGGCCGCCGCGACACGCTGTTTACGGTGGCCCAGCAGGCTCTCAACCTGGGCTTCGAGGGCAACATGATTGAAAGCCACATCGACCCCGACAACGCCTGGAGCGACGCCAAGCAGCAAATTACGCCCGAGGTGCTGCGCGACCTGATTGAGGCGCTGGTGTGGCGCCACGAAACCACCGACCAGCGCGAGTTCCTGACGGCGCTATCCAGCCTGCGCGAGCAAATCAACCAGCTCGATGCCGAGATTATGCAGCTGTTGGGCCGCCGCATGGCCGTGGCCGAGAAAATCGGCCTCTACAAAAAGGAAAACGACATCACCATTCTGCAGACCAGCCGCTGGAACGAGGTGCTGGAGCGCGCCCAGCGCCAGGGCGCCACGCTGGGCCTCACCCACGAGTTTGTGGAACAGTACCTGGCCGCCGTGCACCTGGAGTCCATTGCCCGCCAAAACCGCGTGATGGAAGGCCAATAG
- a CDS encoding prephenate dehydrogenase produces the protein MTISIIGLGLIGGSLSLSLRQHRLAQHIIGVENSPAHARRALELGLVAEIETDLAAAVRRADLVVVAVPMDALVTVLPQVLDVTEAHQVVIDVGSTKQALLAAVAGHPRRGRFVAAHPMAGTEHSGPEAAISGLFEGKTVVLCDTAHSDPDAVRVVEQLFQALPMRLLYLGGAEHDLHTAYVSHISHITSFALALTVLEKEKEEQRIFDLASGGFESTVRLAKSAPATWVPIFRQNRLNVLDVLDEHLHQLQHLRELLAREDYNGLTDSIQQANRIRKILP, from the coding sequence ATGACTATCAGCATCATCGGCTTAGGACTTATCGGCGGCTCGCTCTCGCTTAGCTTGCGCCAGCATAGGCTGGCCCAGCACATCATCGGTGTGGAAAACAGTCCCGCCCACGCCCGCCGGGCGTTGGAGCTGGGGCTGGTGGCCGAAATCGAAACCGACCTGGCCGCCGCGGTACGCCGCGCCGACCTGGTAGTGGTAGCCGTGCCCATGGATGCCCTCGTGACGGTGCTGCCCCAAGTGCTCGACGTGACGGAAGCGCACCAAGTGGTCATCGACGTGGGTTCGACCAAGCAGGCGCTGCTGGCGGCTGTGGCCGGGCATCCGCGCCGGGGCCGCTTCGTGGCGGCGCACCCGATGGCGGGCACCGAGCACTCGGGCCCAGAAGCAGCCATTTCAGGGCTGTTTGAGGGCAAGACGGTGGTGCTCTGCGACACGGCGCACAGCGACCCGGACGCCGTGCGGGTGGTGGAGCAGCTGTTTCAGGCGCTGCCCATGCGACTGCTCTACCTGGGCGGCGCCGAGCACGATTTGCACACGGCTTACGTGTCGCACATTTCGCACATCACCTCGTTTGCGCTGGCCCTCACGGTGCTGGAAAAGGAGAAGGAAGAGCAGCGCATCTTCGACCTGGCCAGCGGCGGCTTTGAGTCGACGGTGCGGCTGGCCAAGAGCGCGCCGGCGACGTGGGTACCCATCTTCCGCCAAAACCGCCTCAACGTGCTCGACGTGCTGGATGAGCACCTGCACCAACTCCAGCACCTGCGCGAGCTGCTGGCCCGCGAAGACTACAACGGACTGACCGACAGCATTCAGCAAGCTAACCGCATCCGCAAGATTCTGCCGTGA
- a CDS encoding pyridoxal phosphate-dependent aminotransferase gives MTENTLQIPVASRLAHTGEYYFSRKLRELAALNAAGANIINLGIGSPDLPPHPSVLAALATSAAQPTAHGYQGYQGTPALRQAMADFYQRQYGVALDAATQVLPLLGSKEGLMHLAMTFLEAGDAVLIPNPGYPTYRAVAEICGAEIREYNLTEAAGWLPDLDALAATDLSRVKLMLVNYPHMPTGTAADLPFLTRLVAFARQHRILLVHDNPYGFILNETPPLSLLAVPGALEVAVELNSLSKSHNMAGWRVGLLAGRADVLANVLRFKSNMDSGMFLPVQQAAVAALALGEEWFADLNATYRARRELVVQLLQAVGCAPVPEQVGLFIWAAVPAGVADGYALSDAVLAGARVFLTPGGIFGSNGGGYIRASLCQPESELREALTRVREWQSTLPGRHAEAQPEHLARG, from the coding sequence GCGGCCCTCAACGCGGCCGGCGCCAACATCATCAACCTCGGCATCGGCAGCCCCGACCTGCCGCCGCACCCCAGCGTGCTGGCCGCGCTGGCCACCTCGGCCGCCCAGCCCACGGCCCACGGCTACCAGGGCTACCAGGGCACGCCCGCGTTGCGCCAGGCCATGGCCGATTTCTACCAGCGCCAGTACGGCGTGGCGTTGGATGCTGCCACGCAGGTGTTGCCGCTGCTGGGCTCGAAAGAAGGGCTGATGCACCTGGCCATGACGTTTCTGGAAGCCGGCGACGCGGTGCTCATCCCGAACCCCGGCTACCCCACCTACCGCGCCGTGGCCGAAATCTGCGGCGCCGAAATCCGGGAGTACAACCTCACCGAAGCCGCCGGCTGGCTGCCCGACCTCGACGCGCTGGCCGCCACCGACCTCTCCCGAGTGAAGCTGATGCTGGTCAACTACCCGCACATGCCCACCGGCACCGCCGCCGACCTGCCCTTCCTGACGCGCCTCGTGGCGTTTGCGCGGCAGCACCGCATTCTGCTGGTGCACGACAATCCGTACGGCTTCATTCTCAACGAAACGCCGCCCCTGAGTTTGCTGGCGGTGCCGGGCGCCCTGGAGGTGGCCGTGGAGCTGAACTCGCTCAGCAAGAGCCACAACATGGCCGGCTGGCGCGTGGGCCTACTCGCTGGCCGCGCCGACGTGCTGGCCAACGTGCTCCGCTTCAAGAGCAACATGGACTCGGGCATGTTTCTGCCGGTGCAGCAGGCGGCCGTGGCAGCCCTGGCGCTGGGTGAGGAGTGGTTTGCGGACCTCAATGCCACCTACCGGGCCCGCCGGGAACTGGTGGTGCAGCTGCTGCAGGCCGTGGGCTGCGCGCCGGTGCCCGAGCAGGTGGGCCTGTTCATCTGGGCGGCCGTGCCAGCCGGCGTGGCCGACGGCTACGCCCTGAGCGACGCCGTGCTGGCCGGCGCCCGGGTGTTCCTGACGCCGGGCGGCATCTTCGGCAGCAACGGCGGCGGCTACATCCGGGCCAGCCTCTGCCAGCCAGAAAGTGAGCTGCGCGAGGCGCTGACGCGGGTGCGGGAGTGGCAAAGCACGCTACCCGGCCGTCATGCAGAGGCGCAGCCGGAGCATCTCGCCAGAGGCTAA